In Centroberyx gerrardi isolate f3 chromosome 11, fCenGer3.hap1.cur.20231027, whole genome shotgun sequence, the following are encoded in one genomic region:
- the LOC139910719 gene encoding V-type proton ATPase catalytic subunit A → MDTSKLPKIQDEERESQFGYVHGVSGPVVTATAMAGAAMYELVRVGHSELVGEIIRLEGDMATIQVYEETSGVSVGDPVLRTGKPLSVELGPGIMGSIFDGIQRPLKDINDLTQSIYIPRGVNIGALNRDIKWEFSPGQSLRVGSHITGGDIYGMVFENSLIRHKLMLPPRNRGTVTYVAPPGNYDVSDVVLELEFEGVKEKFTMLQVWPVRQVRPVTEKLPANHPLLTGQRVLDALFPCVQGGTTAIPGAFGCGKTVISQSLSKYSNSDVIIYVGCGERGNEMSEVLRDFPELTMEVDGKIESIMKRTALVANTSNMPVAAREASIYTGITLSEYFRDMGYNVSMMADSTSRWAEALREISGRLAEMPADSGYPAYLGARLASFYERAGRVKCLGNPEREGSVSIVGAVSPPGGDFSDPVTSATLGIVQVFWGLDKKLAQRKHFPSVNWLISYSKYTRALDEYYDKHFPEFVPLRTKAKEILQEEEDLAEIVQLVGKASLAETDKITLEVAKLIKDDFLQQNGYTSYDRFCPFYKTVGILSNMIAFYDMARHAVETTAQSDNKITWAMIKEHMGEILYKISSMKFKDPVKDGEAKIKADFAQLLEDMQNSFRSLED, encoded by the exons ATGGATACCTCTAAACTTCCTAAGATCCAGGACGAGGAGCGAGAAAGCCAGTTTGGATATGTACATGGAGTCTCTGGACCAG TGGTGACGGCCACTGCAATGGCAGGAGCAGCCATGTATGAGCTGGTTCGTGTGGGACACAGTGAGCTGGTGGGAGAAATCATTCGTCTAGAGGGAGACATGGCAACTATCCAGGTCTACGAAGAGACTT CCGGTGTGTCTGTCGGTGACCCTGTTCTTCGGACAGGAAAACCCCTCTCTGTTGAGTTGGGTCCAGGAATCATGGGGTCCATCTTTGATGGAATCCAGCGTCCCCTAAAAGACATCAACGACCTCACTCAAAGTATCTACATCCCGAGAGGAGTAAACATCGGTGCCCTCAACAGAGACATCAAATGGGAATTTTCTCCTGGCCAGAGTCTTAGA GTTGGCAGCCACATAACGGGTGGCGATATCTACGGCATGGTGTTTGAGAACTCCCTGATCAGGCACAAGCTGATGCTTCCGCCTCGCAACAGAGGCACTGTCACCTACGTGGCCCCGCCTGGAAACTACGACGTGTCT GATGTGGTGCTGGAACTAGAATTtgaaggagtgaaggagaagTTCACCATGCTGCAGGTATGGCCGGTACGACAAGTCCGCCCGGTCACAGAGAAGCTACCGGCCAATCATCCTCTGCTTACTGGCCAGAGAGTTCTGGACGCCCTTTTCCC TTGTGTGCAGGGCGGCACCACTGCTATTCCAGGCGCCTTTGGGTGTGGAAAGACGGTGATCTCACAGTCCTTGTCCAAGTACTCCAACAGTGACGTCATCATCTACGTGGGCTGTGGAGAGCGTGGAAATGAAATGTCTGAAGTGTTAAGAGACTTCCCCGAG CTTACAATGGAAGTAGATGGCAAGATTGAGAGCATCATGAAGAGAACAGCGCTGGTTGCTAACACTTCCAACATGCCTGTGGCTGCTAGAGAGGCTTCCATCTACACAG GAATCACACTGTCTGAATACTTCAGGGACATGGGGTACAATGTGAGTATGATGGCTGACTCAACCTCCCGATGGGCTGAGGCTCTGAGAGAAATCTCCGGAAGATTGGCTGAAATGCCTGCTG ACAGCGGCTACCCTGCCTACCTGGGTGCCCGGCTGGCCTCCTTCTATGAGCGCGCTGGACGTGTGAAGTGCCTGGgaaatccagagagagagggcagcgTCAGCATCGTAGGAGC TGTGTCACCTCCTGGTGGAGACTTCTCAGATCCTGTCACTTCAGCCACACTGGGTATCGTTCAG GTGTTCTGGGGATTGGACAAGAAGCTGGCTCAGAGAAAGCATTTCCCTTCAGTGAACTGGCTTATCAGCTACAGCAAGTACACGCGTGCTCTGGATGAATACTACGACAAGCATTTCCCAGAGTTTGTGCCTCTCCGTACAAAAGCCAAGGAGattctgcaggaggaggaggacctgGCTGAAATCGTGCAGCTTGTTGGCAAG GCATCTCTTGCTGAGACTGACAAGATTACTTTAGAAGTCGCTAAGCTCATTAAGGATGACTTCCTGCAGCAGAATGGTTACACCTCCTATGACAG ATTCTGTCCCTTCTACAAAACCGTTGGCATCCTCTCCAACATGATTGCCTTCTATGACATGGCCCGACACGCAGTGGAGACCACGGCTCAGAGTGACAACAAAATCACCTGGGCCATGATCAAGGAGCACATGGGAGAGATCCTGTACAAGATCAGCTCCATGAAGTTCAAG GACCCGGTTAAAGATGGCGAGGCCAAGATCAAAGCGGACTTTGCCCAGCTCCTGGAGGACATGCAGAACTCCTTCCGTAGCCTGGAAGACTGA
- the wasf3a gene encoding actin-binding protein WASF3 encodes MPLVKRNIEPRHLCHGAVPDGIGSELECVTNNTLSAIIRQLSSLSKHAENVFGELFNEANTFYVRANSLQDRIDRLAVKVTELDSSVEEVSLQDINMRKAFKSSTIQDQQVVSKNSSPNPVAQMYNTSDKPPPLSTLTSYREDCIDAMKFYTDPSYFFDLWKEKMLQDTEDKRKERRKQREQKRCVVDSTLQREVKKVRKARNRRQEWNMMAFDKELRPDHRHPHTLRRRASSEGSLSPDGRPELPDYPAPPGPAHAACHYARPRSYVPGNVHPSPPVEHEYHSIEVNYKGGTYSAAEPHSANRINGSLLPPVDYNPMEFSGPPPPVPGPPIPSAQTAFGFPLGALPPTPHNGVLHVGPGYSLPPIPPPPGPRMVPPPPGPPPPPVPPAAPSHLAGHSEGKRADNQPVRDARSDLLSAIRMGIQLKKVQEQQEQQSKREPVGNDVATILSRRIAVEYSDSDDDSELDDNEWSD; translated from the exons ATGCCTCTTGTCAAGAGAAACATAGAGCCTCGGCACCTGTGCCACGGTGCAGTGCCTGATGGAATCGGCAGCGAGCTGGAATGTGTAACCAACAACACGCTGTCCGCCATCATCCGACAGCTCAGCAGTCTGA gtaagCATGCAGAGAATGTTTTTGGGGAGCTTTTTAATGAGGCCAACACCTTTTATGTGCGTGCAAACTCTCTCCAGGATCGCATCGACCGCCTGGCTGTTAAGGTCACCGAGCTGGATTCCAGTGTGGAAGAGG TCTCTCTTCAGGACATAAATATGAGGAAGGCTTTTAAAAGCTCTACTATCCAGGACCAGCAGGTCGTGTCCAAGAACAGTTCTCCAAACCCTGTGGCTCAGATGTACAACACCAGCGACAAGCCGCCTCCTCTCAGCACCCTCACTTCTTACAG AGAGGATTGCATAGATGCGATGAAGTTCTACACGGACCCATCGTACTTTTTTGACTTGTGGAAGGAGAAGATGCTGCAGGACACAGAGgacaagaggaaagaaaggcGGAAGCAAAGG GAACAGAAGCGCTGTGTAGTTGACAGCACGCTCCAGCGGGAGGTGAAGAAGGTGAGAAAGGCCCGAAACCGCAGGCAAGAGTGGAACATGATGGCGTTTGATAAAGAGCTCCGTCCAGATCACCGCCATCCACACACTCTGCGTCGAAGGGCGTCGTCTGAGGGCTCCCTCTCCCCTGACGGCAG ACCTGAGCTCCCAGACTATCCCGCTCCTCCAGGCCCCGCCCACGCCGCCTGTCACTACGCCAGGCCTCGTAGTTACGTGCCTGGGAACGTACACCCCTCCCCACCTGTGGAGCATGAATACCACAGCATCGAGGTCAACTACAAGGGAGGAACCTACTCCGCAGCAGAGCCTCACTCTGCAAACCGAATTAATGGCTCATTACTTCCTCCTGTTGATTACAA CCCAATGGAGTTCTCTggtcctccacctcctgtccCAGGCCCGCCCATCCCGTCAGCACAGACAGCCTTTGGTTTCCCTCTGGGCGCACTACCTCCCACCCCCCATAATGGAGTTTTGCATGTCGGCCCAGGCTACTCCCTCCCACCTATACCTCCTCCCCCGGGGCCTCGCAtggtcccccctccccccggcccccctcctccacccgtCCCTCCGGCTGCACCCTCCCACCTGGCAGGACACAGCGAGGGCAAGAGGGCCGATAATCAGCCTGTAAGGGACGCGAGAAGCGACCTGCTCTCCGCCATCCGCATGG GCATCCAGCTAAAGAAAGTCcaagagcagcaggagcagcagagcaAGCGGGAGCCGGTGGGGAACGACGTGGCCACCATCCTGTCCCGCCGCATCGCCGTGGAGTACAGCGACTCCGACGACGACTCGGAGCTGGACGACAACGAGTGGTCAGACTGA